The sequence GCTGTTGTAAGAAAGTATAAGatagtttaagaaaatacaGCTGCACAAGGTGCAGTCTTGAAAAGACTAATTCGTAGAATAAAGTAACAACAATGCACAGGCAATTAGCTGCCTTACCTCATTCacaatcaatttattaattaggaTATCCAGTAAACAACAAAATACTGGCCTGGTCAAGCACAGGTGGACCTGATCTTATGATTTGTCATTTTGTTGTTAAACTGCCACCCTTTCTATGATTAAAAGTCAAATTCCCAGATTTAAGAGCTTTATGCACATCAAGGTGAAAAGATTCTATTTTGTATTGTAGCATGCATTCCTGACCAAACTAAAGGTATTTTGGGTTCCAAAACCTCCTAGAAGACATCAATAAAAATGgatattttaaagtaaaaagaaatagagatCTTGAGGGATCAATGAGAATTTGATAAAAGTTGACTATAGAGTCTGTATTATGTGGTATCTGCTGATACTTTAGGAGGTTTGTTGTAACTGACAGTTTTGACATCCTTAGCAGTTTCATATGCTATATGCAGGCATCTATAGAATATGTAATCATAATTAAATGAACATGAACAATTATTTCCtctttaaaacaaaaattgttCAGATACTATCCCTGATACAGATTGCATTGAGGCTCTGAAGCTCAAATGTGAAagttaatatttgaaaaagataaaCATGAAGGTTGAAAGTCATACactaatttctttaatatactCGGCATAAATGGTGTAAACATCTGTTAAAACATACAGCTTTAAATATCAAGAGCAGCATAAAATCTATGAGAATGCACACACAGGGCTTGACCAACTAACCTGTCTACGAAACTAGTCGATGTTGACATGATATATTCATAAGTATAGCCAAAGTTGTAAAGAGGTATGCAGCTGAGAAGGGATCATGTCACTAAGAAATTGTTagttaagaataaataataagctTGAACTACAAAATAGCTTCTCATTCCATTAACAAACTAGCATCTCTTACACATTTAAggtttgaaaataaataatgacaGAGAGATTGATATCCAAGACAGAAAGACACATGCATGTTATAGAATCAAGTAGCTATTATTAGCACCAATCCTCACCTGTCTGAGAGGAAAACAAAACGTTCATTCTTAGGATCCTGTAATGCATGCATTAGCAATATACGCTCCGCCTCAATCATGCTTGCTTCTCCCCAATCTACCTGGAATTGATTGCAGAAATAtcatagagagagagagagagagagagagagagagagagagagagagattgattataaattaagaTGACATGAATAGATGAACTAAGTTAAGAAcacaactaaaataattattttgacatTTTTAAGGATTCATAAGACATTGTTTCATGTTGTAAAGCAAATAATGAAACTCTGTCAACTTCAATATAGGTTGCCCTATGATTAGAATATTCAAAGTTCTTTTTAGCTCTCGTTGCAACTTGCAGCCCTTTGCCCTTCCCTCAAAGCAATTGTCACTACGTGATAATGGCtttccaagaaaaaaaaaaaaaaaaaaagctaccATGGTATGAACAACAACCTGTATGCTATCATTAACTTGCCGATTTAAAAAGTACTCAGATCTTGTTGTTGCTTTATTGAGCAGAAATCCAGGCCTAGAATGaacaaaaactgaaaatcTAGATTCTTCACCCTGCAGGCACCATTAATGCTTCATCAATATGAGCTTAAAATAGACAGAAAAGtcaagattaaaaaatttcaattcaagaaaaaggaagaagaataGCATGTCTAAGGCAAACAACAAAAGGGGAGTAATTGATCTTTTCTCCTGTCTTACATGCACAAAGCAAAGCTACCGAGAAAAAGTATTTGCCTGTCCTCCAAAAGAAGGTAATGGAGTAGGAACAAATCAAGCTATGAGACATTAGTGATGCAAATGTGGACTAATCTAAAGATCCAGAAAGTATCTTTGCTATTTTTTCAGCCTACCAAGCTGGATATCTTGAGCTTTTATAATAGGAGTGCAACCTAAACCAAAATCCTTTTgtagaaaaaggaagagaatCCCCACTAAGATCAGAGGACCAAGATCTGATTTCTTTATGACATTGGTAATTTAGATTATATCCtaatcataaaaaagaaaaatgctcCATAATGGATGCTAGACATCTCATTGATCATCctctcattatttttttaagagcTCAATAAGTGTAAAGGATTAAGATACAATCTCGGGTGCAGTTTCCTCTCTTCACTGCTGAATATTATATTACGCAGAAAATAATTCACAAATCTCTTGCTTGGAAAGTCTAAAAATGtaagaatttatttcaattcaatTCTATTTAGTCAATTCTCATGTTTGGGAAGTCGATAGTTGGTAGAGTTCAATTATTACAGTgaaaatttcctttttttttttttaagagaaaaaaagaaaaagcctaTTTGAATTGCAACAACTATTCTTCAAAGACTTTAACATATCTCAGTTTTATGCTCATACCATAACATGCACAGCATCAatcaagaagaaaacaaaagccaatagtttttttaaattaagaacTGCACATTAACAGAAAATTAAGCACCGAAAAGAGATAAGATAAAAATACCTTAAAAAAGGCATCCcaaaccatgtcaagaggaaGGCGATTTCGagcaataaaaagaaaagcaattttAGGCTTATTAGGGAGCAAACGGGACTGCAAAGAAGCAAGAGCTAGAACTCTCGTGTAATGAGTTTGCATCAGAATCCAACTCCCAAAACAAAACCCTAACAACAACACTGCCACTACTTTTCTCTTCCATTTATTATACTGAGATTTCTGCTGCTGCAGTGTCACCTTTCGCTGCTTCATTTATATACCTTACAATAATCTccacaaaaagaagaaagagaaaaggaagaagaagaagaagaaagaaaagaagaatccTATACAGAAAGAAAATGGCTTGAATTTGCAGTAATCAGTATTAGATCCATTGATAATGTATAAGTTGGAAGTTGGAAGTTGCCGTGGAATTGAATTCCAACTAGAGTGTGATCCGCATGATTGATACGGTGTCTGTGTGGAGAGTCACGTGAAATCCGGCGTGTTTGGAGAATTGAATTGAAAGGAAAGGAGAGGAGAGGAGGAACTAGTCGGAAGTGACTAGAAAGTTCAAAGAAGAAGATACACTGAGTTAGTCAGCGAGTGAGTCAGCGAGCGAGTgactttgttttattttattttattttattaagtcgAGAGAGGTGTCGTAAAGTTgcaaccttttttttttttctttcttgtaaaGGCTTGCGTGAGATGCAGGGTAGCAGAAccctttttctgttttttcttttttcttttctactcaTTAGGaagctaattattttattattgtattattataaaaataaaattgtgaaatgatgaaaagataattattataataacaataaagaCATCAAAATTTATGCATCATCTTCTTTCCCTCCcaaatttcataaattctCAACTCAATGGTAgaattttgagttatttttctgaaCAATATTCCCTTTTTCAAGATTATTtcttagtttaaaaataattttcttagaCTAATTATCATTGGGGCAAAGgcatttcttataaaattaaaaagttaattattttaaaagcaaTATTTAATCTCCCATAAAACAAATAACTTGATACAAAGAAGAGtacatagaaaataaatttaaattacatctatatattatttatatatttatgaaatgaAGATTTCGACatgtaaaaaagaattttaatgtgCATGTCTGTTTTGATatatagattattaatttatcaatttatattacttttgtaattaaaaagttaatttaattactttacaTTTTACAATGTTCATGTTGCAAAGATTTTAGGACTAAACTCCAAATTCAATAATAAGTGACAAAAATAGAATCagttcaatttaaaaaaaaaaaggaagatgTGATAACTTCACAAGAAAGCAGTGAGTAATAATATGATGATAAAGAAAACAGTAAAAAGTAAACTCGTAATGACTCAGTTCAGCAGAGTGTGAGAGAAACATAGCAACTACCAACTGGGATATTCTtaatacataataataataatacgaGTTACTTAAATTGAAAACAAAGCATCTAACTAATAATGTGTTGGTGTTGGtgttttaatcatttaatatatcTTATAGATATAGAATATCAAAcatataaacttaattaaacttttaatcgttttctttttctcacccacataaaatatcttatataGCAATTTTGCATTTGCTTGGGTTGGCAACATCAAGGGCCATCATAGGTTTGTTAATTCATTTTACTTGAAAcacaaggaaaagaaaacacataACTAATCATTATTTcgtgtaaaaatatttatttggattcttttctatcgacaatattcttttttt comes from Ricinus communis isolate WT05 ecotype wild-type chromosome 5, ASM1957865v1, whole genome shotgun sequence and encodes:
- the LOC8289810 gene encoding glycosyltransferase BC10 isoform X3 → MKQRKVTLQQQKSQYNKWKRKVVAVLLLGFCFGSWILMQTHYTRVLALASLQSRLLPNKPKIAFLFIARNRLPLDMVWDAFFKGEESRFSVFVHSRPGFLLNKATTRSEYFLNRQVNDSIQVDWGEASMIEAERILLMHALQDPKNERFVFLSDSCIPLYNFGYTYEYIMSTSTSFVDSFADNKEGRYNPKMDPVIPVHNWRKGSQWVVLTRKHAEVVVNDTTVFPIFQHHCKRRSLPEFWRDRPFQEGLEREITRRSLTHSSWDLSSSKDPERRGWHPLTYKFSDATPMLIKSIKDIDNIYYETEYRREWCSSKGKPSKCFLFARKFTRPAALRLLNMSVLGATRKSANKS